The following proteins are co-located in the Echinicola sp. 20G genome:
- the cas1b gene encoding type I-B CRISPR-associated endonuclease Cas1b gives MKKTYYLFNPGRMSRKDNTLKFIPVDESGREGTPKYIPIEGVSDLYCFGSLDANSALYNFLGKNGISVHFFDYYEHYTGSFYPKEYLLAGKMQIEQTRYHLSAAKRLVIAKKFVQGASFNILKNLKYYQNRGRDLGYYLEKIDGLAAQIENASDIPGLMGIEGNIRQSYYGAFDHILKDHAMEGRSKQPPLNEVNALVSFGNMMCYTLCLDQIYHTQLNPTISYLHEPGYRRYSLALDIAEIFKPILVDRTIFRVLNKKEVQSKDFDIQVNKVILKESGKKAFIRAFEERLNETIKHRTLKKHVSYKHLVKLECYKLSKHILNIAPYEPFKIWW, from the coding sequence ATGAAAAAGACCTATTATCTTTTCAATCCAGGCAGGATGAGCCGTAAGGACAATACTTTGAAATTTATTCCTGTTGATGAATCTGGGAGGGAAGGTACCCCCAAGTACATACCAATAGAGGGTGTTTCGGATTTATATTGTTTTGGATCTTTGGATGCCAACAGTGCCCTTTATAACTTTCTGGGAAAGAATGGGATTAGTGTTCATTTCTTCGATTATTACGAGCATTATACCGGAAGTTTTTATCCGAAGGAATATTTGCTTGCAGGCAAAATGCAGATTGAGCAGACTCGATACCACTTATCTGCTGCCAAAAGGCTTGTGATAGCGAAAAAGTTTGTTCAGGGAGCCAGTTTCAATATCCTGAAAAACCTGAAATATTACCAAAACAGGGGCAGGGACTTGGGCTATTACTTGGAGAAAATAGATGGACTAGCTGCGCAGATTGAAAACGCCTCCGATATCCCAGGTTTGATGGGGATCGAGGGAAATATCCGTCAAAGCTATTATGGGGCATTTGATCATATTTTAAAGGACCATGCGATGGAGGGAAGAAGCAAACAGCCTCCCTTAAATGAGGTAAATGCTTTGGTTTCCTTTGGGAATATGATGTGCTATACACTTTGTCTGGACCAGATTTACCACACTCAGCTCAATCCCACGATCAGTTATTTGCATGAACCGGGATACAGAAGGTATTCTTTGGCTTTGGATATAGCAGAAATTTTCAAACCCATATTGGTGGATAGGACCATTTTTAGGGTGCTCAACAAAAAGGAGGTTCAGTCAAAGGATTTTGATATTCAGGTCAATAAAGTCATCCTTAAGGAAAGTGGAAAAAAGGCGTTTATAAGGGCTTTTGAAGAAAGATTAAATGAAACGATCAAGCACAGGACCTTGAAAAAACACGTCAGTTATAAGCATTTGGTCAAATTGGAATGCTATAAGTTGAGCAAACATATCCTCAATATAGCTCCTTATGAACCTTTTAAAATATGGTGGTAG
- the cas2 gene encoding CRISPR-associated endonuclease Cas2 — protein sequence MYVILVYDIGERRVGKMLKLCRQYLNWIQNSVFEGEITEVKLKELLSNAKKIMKEREDSLIIFKSRNEKWLTKEVIGQEKNDLDTFL from the coding sequence ATGTATGTAATTTTAGTATATGATATCGGAGAAAGGAGGGTGGGGAAGATGCTTAAGCTTTGTCGCCAATATCTCAATTGGATACAGAATTCCGTGTTTGAAGGAGAGATTACTGAAGTGAAATTGAAGGAGTTGCTCTCCAATGCCAAGAAAATAATGAAAGAAAGGGAAGACAGTTTGATTATTTTTAAGAGCAGGAATGAGAAGTGGTTGACCAAGGAGGTTATTGGTCAGGAAAAGAATGATCTGGATACTTTTTTATAG
- a CDS encoding alpha/beta hydrolase: MRHKILKWIITTFLISVVIYTLISLTLIYWPIKLEKNVKNYDYSSIKENTNVALGVEQWVKMRDNKEIFSRVYKSQSTDVMILIHGSGSESRYLSEIANAMASEDIATVITPDIRGHGRNKGKRGDIDFIGQLENDIEDLIRFSKKNLNAKKVILAGHSSGGGFVLRFIGNPKNSNVDQAILISPYLGYNSPTVKPNSGGWVKVALKRIIGLSMLNNLSIKNLNHLPVLFFNRPENINDSLQVPSYSYNMTMNFDSKNYQQEIANIYIPCLVLVGKEDESFYADQFPIVFNPSKKFTQVEIMENVKHLDIVRNSKTVRLIEEWNKKNKKTAHIN; this comes from the coding sequence ATGCGACATAAAATTTTAAAATGGATTATAACAACATTTTTAATAAGTGTTGTTATTTATACACTAATATCTTTAACTCTTATTTACTGGCCTATTAAACTTGAAAAAAATGTAAAGAATTATGATTACAGTTCTATAAAGGAAAACACAAATGTAGCTTTGGGAGTAGAGCAATGGGTGAAAATGAGAGATAACAAGGAGATTTTTAGTAGAGTTTATAAAAGTCAGAGCACAGATGTAATGATTCTTATTCATGGTTCCGGTTCAGAAAGTAGATATTTGTCAGAAATTGCAAATGCAATGGCGAGTGAAGATATTGCTACTGTAATAACACCTGATATAAGAGGGCATGGTAGAAATAAAGGGAAACGAGGTGATATCGATTTCATAGGACAACTTGAAAACGATATTGAAGATTTGATTCGATTTAGCAAGAAAAATCTTAATGCTAAAAAGGTCATTTTGGCTGGTCATTCTTCAGGTGGTGGATTTGTTTTAAGGTTTATTGGAAACCCAAAAAACAGTAATGTAGATCAAGCAATTTTAATTTCGCCCTATTTGGGATATAATTCACCAACAGTAAAACCAAATAGTGGTGGATGGGTAAAAGTAGCCTTAAAAAGAATAATCGGACTTTCAATGCTCAACAATCTAAGTATAAAAAACTTAAACCATTTACCGGTCTTGTTTTTTAATCGTCCTGAAAACATTAATGACAGTCTACAAGTACCTTCGTATTCATACAATATGACCATGAATTTTGATTCAAAAAACTATCAACAAGAGATAGCAAACATATACATACCTTGTTTGGTTTTGGTAGGAAAAGAAGACGAAAGTTTTTATGCTGACCAATTTCCAATCGTATTTAACCCTTCCAAAAAATTTACTCAAGTAGAAATTATGGAAAATGTAAAACATTTAGATATTGTAAGGAACAGTAAAACGGTCAGGTTGATTGAAGAGTGGAATAAAAAGAATAAAAAAACTGCACACATCAACTAG
- a CDS encoding JAB domain-containing protein — MDTKNKNVVSSHVAEIVLSYRPNSKVSEKPQIDSSLTANKILRANWDESKIGFIEEFKVILLNRANRVLGIINASSGGSAGTVVDLKVIFGAAMKASASAMIIAHNHPSGNLKPSEQDKRLTEKMVKAGRLLELPVIDHVIVTSESYYSFADEGGL; from the coding sequence ATGGATACCAAGAACAAAAATGTTGTTTCCAGCCATGTAGCCGAAATCGTGCTTAGCTATCGTCCTAATTCTAAAGTTTCAGAGAAGCCCCAAATCGACTCTTCTTTAACGGCCAATAAGATTTTAAGGGCTAATTGGGATGAATCGAAAATTGGGTTCATTGAAGAATTTAAGGTTATTCTACTCAACAGGGCAAACCGGGTGCTTGGAATTATCAATGCCTCCTCTGGCGGATCAGCAGGAACCGTAGTGGATTTAAAGGTGATATTCGGAGCTGCCATGAAGGCTTCAGCATCGGCCATGATCATAGCCCATAACCATCCCTCTGGGAATTTGAAGCCTAGTGAACAGGATAAAAGATTGACTGAAAAGATGGTTAAAGCAGGAAGACTACTTGAATTGCCAGTTATCGACCATGTTATTGTTACTTCTGAGAGTTATTATTCATTCGCAGATGAAGGAGGGCTGTAA
- a CDS encoding ATP-binding protein, with protein MYSRTIKPVIENKIGKGKAIIIIGPRQVGKTTLLKELLIDKPHLFLDGDDPVVRGLLDSPNTEQIRSIIGKNKMVFIDEAQRISGIGLTLKIITDQFKDVQLLVSGSSSFDLSHALNEPLTGRKWEYELLPISWEEFENYHGYLVSEQQLENRLLYGFYPDVLNNPGEEKEILLQLVNSYLYRDILAFSNIRKPEVLEKLVQALALQVGSEVNYNELAQTVGVDKNTVSNYIDILEKGFVVYRLNSFSRNLRNEIKKNKKIYFYDNGVRNTILGNFNSLELRQDTGALWENFLITERKKQITYKNTFAKDYFWRTKQQQEVDLVEEKDGELTGYEFKWSGKKRIKLPKTFVEAYGANEKIVTRENFREFVII; from the coding sequence ATGTATTCTAGAACAATTAAACCTGTCATTGAAAATAAGATAGGGAAAGGAAAAGCCATCATTATTATTGGCCCTCGCCAAGTGGGAAAGACTACTTTACTGAAAGAATTACTTATTGATAAACCGCATTTGTTTCTCGATGGGGATGATCCGGTTGTACGAGGCTTATTGGACAGTCCTAATACTGAACAAATTCGATCTATTATCGGCAAGAATAAAATGGTGTTTATCGATGAGGCGCAAAGAATATCTGGAATTGGTTTAACCCTAAAGATAATTACCGACCAGTTTAAAGATGTTCAGCTTTTGGTAAGTGGATCATCTTCATTTGACTTGTCCCATGCATTAAACGAGCCTTTGACTGGAAGAAAGTGGGAGTATGAACTGTTACCAATAAGTTGGGAGGAATTTGAAAATTACCATGGATATCTAGTTTCCGAACAGCAATTGGAAAATAGATTGTTATATGGATTCTATCCTGATGTTCTTAATAATCCCGGAGAAGAGAAGGAAATACTATTGCAGCTTGTTAATAGCTATTTATATAGGGATATCCTAGCCTTTTCTAATATAAGAAAACCAGAGGTTTTAGAAAAGTTGGTGCAGGCACTGGCACTTCAGGTAGGTAGTGAAGTAAATTATAATGAACTGGCTCAAACAGTTGGCGTTGATAAAAATACTGTTTCAAACTATATTGATATTTTGGAAAAAGGCTTTGTTGTTTATCGACTAAATAGCTTTAGTCGAAACTTAAGAAATGAGATCAAAAAGAATAAGAAAATCTACTTTTATGATAATGGAGTACGAAATACAATCCTTGGGAATTTCAATAGCCTGGAACTAAGACAGGACACTGGTGCATTATGGGAAAACTTTCTGATCACAGAACGTAAAAAACAAATCACCTATAAGAATACTTTTGCAAAAGACTATTTTTGGAGGACAAAGCAACAACAAGAGGTGGATTTAGTGGAGGAAAAAGATGGTGAACTTACTGGCTATGAATTTAAATGGAGTGGAAAAAAACGTATAAAACTTCCAAAGACTTTTGTAGAGGCATATGGAGCAAATGAGAAAATTGTTACCCGAGAAAATTTCAGAGAATTTGTTATTATCTAG
- a CDS encoding phage integrase SAM-like domain and Arm DNA-binding domain-containing protein, protein MRYSKTFGIQFIIRQNKLDENGLTPVRARITVDGKRAEISVKKKILPSLWDHGRGKIRGNNPESRNFNRFLEHVRARVLECYQELFIEKKTITPEAIKNRFLGIEEEKHTLMELIDFHNTQNIGVLAKGTLKNYKTTERHLLEFLKTKKRKTDISLSEIDYKFITDYEHHLRTFKPKDHKRRAVANNGVMKHLIRLKKILTLAIKKDKKIHYPIISFVTRREK, encoded by the coding sequence ATGAGATATTCAAAAACCTTTGGTATTCAGTTTATTATCCGACAAAACAAACTTGATGAAAATGGTTTGACTCCCGTAAGGGCTCGAATTACAGTTGATGGAAAACGTGCTGAAATCTCTGTAAAGAAGAAAATACTTCCCAGTCTTTGGGATCACGGAAGGGGAAAAATAAGAGGTAATAACCCTGAGTCTAGAAATTTTAATCGCTTTCTTGAGCATGTAAGGGCAAGGGTTTTGGAATGCTATCAAGAACTTTTTATTGAAAAAAAGACTATTACCCCGGAAGCAATTAAAAATAGATTTTTGGGGATTGAGGAAGAGAAACATACATTGATGGAACTTATTGATTTTCACAATACCCAAAATATCGGGGTTCTTGCAAAGGGTACACTGAAAAATTACAAAACTACAGAAAGGCACCTTCTGGAATTTCTTAAAACCAAGAAAAGGAAAACAGATATTTCTTTATCGGAAATCGATTATAAGTTCATAACTGATTATGAGCACCATCTCAGGACTTTCAAACCAAAAGATCATAAACGCAGGGCGGTGGCCAATAATGGGGTAATGAAACATTTGATTAGATTAAAAAAGATATTGACGCTTGCCATTAAAAAGGACAAAAAAATCCATTACCCAATAATTAGTTTTGTTACAAGAAGGGAAAAATGA
- a CDS encoding DMT family transporter — MQTSNVQLKANFALGMVCIIWGTTYYAIKIGVESMPPFLFLGIRQFIAGLVLVLILAMFRRHRSFLRWKYFKGQAVPGIFLIGLGNGLLGMAEKYVPTGLIGIIYSLVPIIVLMYNITFTKGYHINRFTVLSILFGLAGVVFLFGDNSQQGPTDSSYNFGLILAFICAICWAIGGIISKMTASSSNTLINTAFQLISGGLFLFVLSLFFRERLPTEIDRYALWSLLYLTVVASLLTFNAYVYALKHLPLDTVAIHTYINPLVAIIIGWALLDEPVTIFTVLAGGLILISVVFTNKSKKIKSSFGENRLHARKGVSG, encoded by the coding sequence ATGCAAACTAGCAACGTACAACTAAAAGCCAATTTTGCCCTCGGTATGGTGTGCATCATATGGGGCACAACTTATTATGCAATCAAAATAGGAGTGGAGTCAATGCCTCCTTTTCTATTTTTAGGAATTAGGCAATTCATTGCGGGCCTCGTACTTGTCCTTATATTGGCAATGTTTAGAAGGCATCGTAGCTTTTTAAGATGGAAATATTTTAAGGGCCAGGCAGTTCCGGGAATATTTCTGATAGGTTTGGGAAACGGTCTTCTTGGAATGGCCGAAAAGTATGTCCCGACAGGACTGATTGGGATAATCTATTCGTTGGTCCCTATAATTGTGCTAATGTATAATATTACTTTCACCAAAGGATACCATATCAACCGCTTTACAGTACTGAGTATTCTTTTTGGTTTGGCAGGAGTTGTCTTTCTATTTGGTGATAACTCTCAACAAGGCCCGACCGATAGCAGTTATAACTTCGGCTTAATTTTGGCGTTTATTTGTGCCATTTGTTGGGCTATAGGTGGGATAATCAGTAAAATGACAGCATCCAGTAGCAACACCTTAATCAATACGGCATTCCAACTTATTTCCGGTGGTCTTTTTCTTTTTGTCCTTAGTTTGTTTTTTAGGGAAAGACTACCTACTGAAATTGATAGGTATGCCTTGTGGTCTTTGCTCTACCTAACAGTGGTCGCTTCTTTACTGACCTTTAATGCCTACGTTTACGCATTGAAACATTTACCTTTGGATACTGTTGCCATACACACCTATATTAACCCATTGGTTGCCATAATAATTGGTTGGGCCCTTCTAGATGAACCAGTAACAATTTTCACTGTTTTGGCGGGTGGCTTGATATTGATCAGTGTGGTTTTTACCAATAAATCAAAAAAAATAAAGAGCTCGTTTGGAGAAAATAGGTTACACGCAAGAAAAGGTGTATCTGGATAG
- a CDS encoding MarR family winged helix-turn-helix transcriptional regulator, with the protein MIQEDFLLEMGHDGLTARLKRLSDLFIYQTKEFYKSKKLDIEPNWHMVFLLLQKHNKLTVTEMAETLRISHPAMIKLINKMKKSGYISSQQDKSDLRKFYLSLSKKAVRELPKLEMHWKALSQALKEMMDNDETILKLLGNMENKFIEMDYMSRAEEKMNK; encoded by the coding sequence ATGATACAGGAGGATTTTTTACTGGAAATGGGGCATGATGGACTGACCGCTCGCTTGAAAAGATTAAGTGATTTGTTTATATATCAAACCAAAGAATTCTATAAATCCAAGAAATTGGACATTGAACCCAATTGGCATATGGTTTTTCTATTGCTGCAAAAGCATAATAAGCTTACGGTTACAGAAATGGCAGAGACCCTTCGCATCTCCCATCCAGCAATGATCAAGTTAATTAATAAAATGAAGAAAAGTGGGTACATCTCTTCCCAACAGGACAAAAGCGATTTAAGGAAATTTTACCTGTCACTTTCGAAAAAAGCGGTTAGGGAATTGCCTAAACTTGAAATGCACTGGAAGGCACTTTCTCAAGCATTAAAGGAAATGATGGACAATGATGAAACTATTTTGAAGTTACTTGGCAATATGGAGAATAAGTTCATTGAGATGGATTATATGAGTAGGGCAGAAGAAAAGATGAATAAATAA
- a CDS encoding glycoside hydrolase domain-containing protein, translated as MNWLKKSNYAFLLSILILGGFGCESNSESGNEDILDLVDVFLGTSGDHGQMSPAASYPFSLMSIAPKTYPYTHTGYEKYAKTVEGFTHNRIEGVGCKGAGSNLLLKPYLGSQAEKDTLTKIAESASPGYYSIAFSNGISNRITVNENEGLHHISFPQGVEKGLYIDLTHTIANRFLDAQYEFKDGAVLGWVHGKTTCHRGAYKLYFAVKSEEVSNWEFIDEYHFKASFSKDLKEMGLRVAWSSVSSEEALLNITEGSFDQLKNKTEEEWRSRLSSISVEGDRQDKRMFFSLLYRTFQAPFKVSEEGGLTRNNQGEEVRLEHDNYNGWAVWDNYRTQLPLLSILAPTNYQHIVSSLAWLYKFGKVSWATQNESSLTVRTEHTGVVLLDAARKGYELDINEILDSMRLESVNLPFNSPDQKLETCYDYWALSELLCMTDNLEEANFYREKARSYRKVWKDEFEDIRRNDVDRMQARGLYQGTIWQYRWFVPFDLNGLKEMIGGDDKLVEQLDTFFESHYYNHANQPDLQVPFIYQATGAPFKGQRLVRHLLQDTVIHHYTTGNERGTGSTVMPIYRLQPQAYLPSMDDDAGTMSSWYVFGASGFFPVNVGSPYYYLHLPMFKKVRIKVEGNEFFELSVKNFDTERRYIASATLNGKKLERNWISHKEIMEGGKLEFVASKKPTEWGKEGLWVSDLDKVLQ; from the coding sequence ATGAATTGGTTAAAAAAAAGTAACTATGCGTTTTTACTTTCAATTTTGATATTAGGCGGTTTCGGTTGTGAGTCTAATTCAGAAAGTGGAAATGAAGATATACTTGACTTAGTCGATGTATTCTTGGGGACTTCTGGAGACCATGGGCAAATGTCTCCTGCTGCATCATATCCTTTTAGTTTGATGAGTATTGCCCCCAAAACTTACCCATATACCCATACAGGATATGAAAAATACGCCAAAACGGTTGAAGGTTTTACACATAACCGTATTGAAGGAGTTGGCTGCAAAGGAGCAGGAAGTAATTTATTATTGAAACCTTATCTGGGCTCCCAAGCGGAGAAAGATACATTGACCAAAATAGCGGAATCTGCTTCCCCGGGCTATTATTCTATCGCTTTTTCAAATGGCATATCCAATAGAATCACAGTAAATGAAAATGAGGGGTTGCACCACATTAGTTTTCCACAAGGAGTGGAGAAAGGCTTATACATTGATCTTACTCATACTATTGCAAATAGGTTTTTGGATGCCCAGTATGAATTTAAAGATGGGGCTGTTTTAGGTTGGGTACATGGGAAAACCACATGCCACAGAGGAGCGTATAAGCTTTATTTTGCAGTCAAATCCGAAGAGGTGTCAAACTGGGAATTCATAGATGAATATCATTTCAAAGCCAGTTTTTCCAAAGATTTGAAAGAAATGGGTTTGAGAGTGGCTTGGTCTTCTGTGAGTTCGGAAGAGGCACTTTTGAATATTACTGAGGGTTCATTTGATCAGTTAAAAAACAAGACTGAAGAGGAATGGAGGTCACGATTATCTTCCATTAGTGTTGAGGGGGATAGGCAGGATAAAAGAATGTTTTTTTCTTTACTCTATAGAACTTTTCAAGCTCCCTTCAAGGTCAGCGAAGAAGGAGGGTTGACTCGAAACAATCAGGGTGAGGAGGTAAGGCTAGAACATGACAATTATAATGGTTGGGCAGTATGGGATAATTACCGCACCCAATTACCTCTCCTATCAATTTTAGCTCCTACGAATTATCAGCATATCGTATCCTCGTTGGCATGGTTATATAAATTTGGTAAAGTTTCTTGGGCTACCCAAAATGAATCTAGTTTAACTGTCCGGACTGAACATACCGGAGTGGTTTTGCTGGATGCCGCAAGAAAGGGCTATGAATTGGATATTAACGAAATATTGGATAGTATGCGACTCGAGTCCGTCAACTTGCCTTTTAATTCCCCTGATCAAAAACTGGAAACATGCTATGATTACTGGGCACTATCAGAACTACTGTGTATGACTGATAATCTAGAGGAGGCTAATTTTTACCGGGAAAAAGCAAGAAGTTATCGAAAAGTTTGGAAAGATGAGTTTGAGGATATTAGAAGAAATGATGTGGACAGGATGCAGGCTAGAGGACTTTATCAAGGAACCATTTGGCAGTATCGCTGGTTTGTACCTTTCGACCTAAATGGCCTCAAGGAAATGATTGGGGGAGATGATAAACTTGTAGAGCAATTGGATACATTTTTTGAAAGCCATTATTATAATCATGCCAATCAACCGGATCTTCAGGTGCCCTTTATATATCAGGCTACAGGAGCTCCATTTAAGGGACAAAGGCTAGTGAGGCACTTATTACAGGATACGGTCATCCATCATTATACCACTGGAAATGAAAGAGGCACTGGCTCTACTGTTATGCCAATATATCGCTTACAGCCTCAAGCTTACTTACCCTCCATGGATGATGATGCTGGTACAATGAGCTCTTGGTACGTTTTTGGAGCTAGTGGTTTCTTTCCTGTAAATGTTGGATCACCATATTACTACCTACATTTACCGATGTTTAAAAAAGTCAGGATCAAGGTAGAAGGAAATGAATTTTTTGAATTGAGCGTGAAGAATTTTGATACAGAAAGAAGATACATTGCCTCCGCTACCTTGAACGGTAAAAAACTAGAGAGAAACTGGATAAGTCATAAAGAAATTATGGAGGGTGGAAAATTGGAATTTGTTGCCTCCAAAAAACCTACTGAATGGGGGAAGGAAGGCCTCTGGGTATCTGATTTGGATAAGGTACTCCAATAG
- a CDS encoding GH92 family glycosyl hydrolase: MIIKKILLGRAMPLFYISLLLSIPLFAQNKINEKKSPVDYVNPYMGNISHLLVPTYPTIHLPNSMMRIYPERRDFTSDYLHGLPIIVTSHRGSSAFNLSPFQGDISELRSIIPYSYDQEKITPYSYHVFLDEQEIEVDFGLSHQSAKYGLTFSKNKPYYLIVNSRNGELVWEDNSIGGYQNLANNTRVYMFGTPSKQPKEVFTFSESNELIKVKKGEAHQTLILKFDTGNRVSFEYGISFIDKTQASNNLNREVKGKSIIKIHEEGRKSWNDALGKIEVSGGSEENKKVFYTSFYRCFERPVCISEDGRYFSAFDGKVHEDDDMPFYTDDWIWDSYRAHHPLRILIDPDKENDIILSFLRMSEQMDDFWLPTFPEITGDSRRMNSNHGVATLIDAYRKGIDQFDLEKAYKAAKGAITEKTLAPWSGKPAGYLSGFYGKHGYIPALYPGEKETVPEVSGFEKRQPVAVTLGTSYDDWCLAQIAKELNFKEESAYFLQRSYNYRNLFNDSTGFFHPKDDKGQFIKPFDYKFSGGTGAREYYGENNGWTYRWDVQHNIEDLIFLMGGKDNFAANLDHTFSESLGRSKNRFYAQLPDQTGNVGQFSMANEPSLHIPYLYNYVGQPWKTQKRIRSLIKIWFRNDLMGVPGDEDGGGMSSFVVFSQMGFYPITPGLPIYTIGSPFFEKVIVHLSNGKDFTIIATGNSDSHKYIQSASLNDTDLEVPWISHDDIMKGGVLEFVMGEKANKEWGNKQTNTIHSQGILKD; encoded by the coding sequence ATGATTATAAAAAAAATCTTACTAGGCAGAGCTATGCCTCTATTCTATATTTCCTTGTTATTAAGCATCCCTTTATTTGCGCAGAATAAAATCAATGAAAAAAAGTCTCCTGTAGACTATGTAAATCCTTATATGGGTAACATCAGCCACTTATTGGTTCCTACCTATCCGACCATACACTTACCTAACAGTATGATGCGTATTTATCCTGAAAGGAGGGATTTTACGAGTGATTACCTACATGGACTACCTATAATTGTTACTAGTCATAGAGGAAGTTCCGCATTTAATCTTAGTCCTTTTCAAGGTGATATAAGTGAGTTAAGGTCAATTATACCATACAGTTATGATCAGGAAAAAATCACTCCCTATTCTTACCATGTTTTCCTTGATGAACAGGAAATTGAAGTTGATTTTGGTTTGTCCCATCAATCAGCAAAATATGGTTTGACATTTTCAAAAAACAAACCTTATTACCTTATCGTGAATTCCAGAAATGGAGAATTAGTTTGGGAAGATAATTCGATTGGCGGATATCAAAACCTGGCCAATAATACCCGCGTCTACATGTTTGGAACACCCAGCAAGCAACCAAAGGAAGTTTTCACCTTTAGTGAATCCAATGAGTTGATAAAAGTAAAAAAGGGCGAAGCGCACCAGACTCTAATTCTTAAATTTGACACGGGCAATAGGGTTTCTTTTGAATATGGTATTTCATTCATTGATAAAACTCAGGCTTCTAATAATTTGAATCGCGAGGTAAAAGGCAAGTCCATAATCAAGATTCATGAAGAAGGTAGAAAATCATGGAATGACGCTTTGGGTAAAATTGAAGTTTCCGGAGGTTCAGAAGAAAACAAGAAAGTCTTTTACACCTCATTCTATAGGTGTTTCGAAAGACCAGTGTGTATCTCGGAAGACGGAAGGTACTTTAGTGCCTTTGATGGAAAGGTACATGAAGATGATGACATGCCATTTTACACAGATGATTGGATTTGGGATTCTTATCGAGCGCATCATCCATTGAGAATACTGATCGATCCTGATAAAGAAAATGATATCATTCTTTCGTTTCTGCGCATGTCGGAGCAAATGGATGATTTTTGGCTTCCTACTTTTCCCGAAATAACAGGAGATAGCCGAAGAATGAATTCTAATCATGGGGTGGCTACCCTAATTGATGCTTATCGAAAAGGAATAGATCAATTCGATTTGGAGAAAGCCTATAAAGCGGCCAAGGGAGCGATTACAGAAAAAACGCTGGCACCTTGGTCTGGAAAACCTGCTGGATACCTTAGTGGATTCTATGGTAAACACGGGTATATTCCTGCACTATATCCTGGAGAAAAAGAAACAGTGCCTGAGGTTAGTGGTTTTGAAAAACGTCAACCTGTGGCTGTCACTTTAGGTACCTCCTACGATGATTGGTGTCTTGCACAAATTGCTAAAGAGTTGAACTTTAAGGAAGAGTCTGCTTATTTTTTGCAGCGATCGTATAATTATCGAAATCTATTCAATGATTCAACGGGATTCTTTCACCCAAAAGATGATAAAGGCCAATTTATCAAGCCTTTTGATTATAAATTTTCCGGCGGTACAGGAGCACGTGAATACTATGGAGAAAACAATGGGTGGACCTATCGGTGGGATGTCCAGCACAATATTGAAGATTTAATATTCCTAATGGGAGGGAAAGATAATTTTGCAGCAAATCTTGACCATACATTTTCTGAGTCTTTAGGTAGAAGCAAGAATCGCTTTTACGCACAATTACCAGATCAAACGGGAAATGTGGGGCAGTTTTCTATGGCCAATGAACCTTCCTTGCACATTCCATACCTCTATAACTATGTTGGTCAACCCTGGAAAACCCAAAAAAGGATCAGGAGCCTGATTAAAATATGGTTTAGGAATGATTTGATGGGCGTCCCTGGGGATGAAGACGGTGGAGGGATGTCTTCATTTGTGGTTTTCTCACAAATGGGCTTCTACCCTATCACACCTGGCCTTCCCATTTATACTATTGGTAGTCCATTCTTTGAAAAGGTCATCGTCCACCTTTCTAATGGAAAAGATTTTACCATTATCGCAACAGGTAACTCAGACAGCCATAAGTATATCCAATCAGCATCATTAAATGATACTGACTTAGAGGTTCCTTGGATCAGTCATGACGATATTATGAAAGGTGGCGTGTTAGAATTCGTCATGGGGGAAAAGGCGAATAAAGAATGGGGAAACAAACAGACAAACACAATTCATTCACAAGGGATATTAAAAGATTAA